The following are encoded together in the Ovis canadensis isolate MfBH-ARS-UI-01 breed Bighorn chromosome 2, ARS-UI_OviCan_v2, whole genome shotgun sequence genome:
- the LOC138433225 gene encoding thioredoxin, translating to MVKQIESKYAFQEALNSAGEKLVVVDFSATWCGPCKMIKPFFHSLSEKYSNVVFLEVDVDDCQDVAAECEVKCMPTFQFFKKGQKVSEFSGANKEKLEATINELI from the exons ATGGTGAAGCAGATTGAGAGCAAG TATGCTTTTCAGGAAGCCTTGAACAGTGCAGGAGAGAAACTGGTAGTAGTCGACTTCTCAGCCACGTGGTGTGGGCCTTGCAAAATGATCAAGCCTTTCTTTCAT tCTCTCTCTGAAAAGTATTCCAACGTGGTGTTCCTCGAAGTAGATGTGGATGACTGTCAG GATGTTGCTGCAGAGTGTGAGGTCAAATGCATGCCAaccttccagttttttaaaaaaggacagaaG GTGAGTGAATTTTCTGGAGCTAATAAGGAAAAACTTGAAGCCACCATTAATGAATTAATCTAA